From a region of the Listeria monocytogenes ATCC 19117 genome:
- a CDS encoding DeoR/GlpR family DNA-binding transcription regulator yields the protein MFPFERQNKIIHLLDQNSKITVPELSRILDVSISTIRNDLSSLEESGMIKKVHGGAVLLKSEEKFTNFNDRIIRNIEEKEAIAKEAATLVKNNQTIILDASSTALALAKELHGFSRLTVITSGLYTAIELKDNPNISVILTGGIVTTNSFTLEGILGANLIENIHADLCFMSAKGFTMEEGLTDFNIYETELKRLLAKRTNKLIALLDHTKMGVISTASITAAENIDLLITDNKINKALYKKFQDAGLPVKIAE from the coding sequence ATGTTTCCATTTGAAAGACAAAACAAAATAATTCATCTACTAGACCAAAATAGCAAAATAACTGTACCAGAATTAAGTCGTATCTTGGATGTCTCGATTAGTACCATCCGAAATGATTTATCTTCATTAGAAGAAAGCGGGATGATTAAAAAAGTACACGGGGGTGCGGTACTTTTAAAGAGTGAAGAGAAATTTACTAATTTTAATGACCGGATTATTCGCAACATCGAAGAAAAAGAAGCGATTGCGAAAGAAGCGGCGACTTTAGTAAAAAACAATCAAACGATTATTCTTGATGCCAGCTCGACTGCACTGGCGCTTGCAAAAGAGTTACATGGTTTTTCAAGGCTGACTGTCATTACAAGTGGACTCTACACAGCAATCGAACTAAAAGACAACCCGAATATCAGCGTTATTTTAACTGGCGGGATTGTGACGACGAACTCTTTTACACTGGAAGGGATTCTTGGCGCGAATTTAATTGAAAACATCCATGCCGATTTATGTTTTATGTCAGCAAAAGGTTTTACAATGGAAGAAGGCTTAACTGATTTCAACATTTATGAAACTGAACTAAAACGACTTCTTGCTAAACGTACTAACAAATTGATCGCACTTTTAGATCATACAAAAATGGGCGTAATCTCCACCGCGAGCATTACAGCAGCAGAAAACATCGATTTACTAATTACAGATAACAAAATAAATAAAGCATTATATAAAAAATTCCAAGATGCAGGACTTCCTGTCAAAATTGCGGAATAA
- the rpiB gene encoding ribose 5-phosphate isomerase B gives MKIAIGCDEMGYELKQTLITRLKEKNIEFTDFGSFENEKVLYPSIAEKVALEVKNNDYDRGILICGTGIGMAITANKIHGIRAAQIHDSYSAERARKSNDAHIMTMGALVIGPSLAVSLLDTWLDSDFSGGRSQAKVDLMEEIDQKNR, from the coding sequence ATGAAAATCGCAATTGGTTGTGACGAAATGGGTTACGAACTAAAACAAACCCTCATCACACGTTTAAAGGAGAAAAATATTGAGTTTACTGATTTCGGCAGTTTTGAAAACGAAAAAGTACTTTATCCAAGTATTGCCGAAAAAGTAGCACTAGAAGTTAAAAACAACGATTATGACCGAGGGATCCTCATTTGCGGTACAGGTATTGGAATGGCCATTACAGCAAACAAAATTCACGGCATTCGCGCAGCACAAATTCATGATTCTTATTCAGCAGAACGCGCAAGAAAAAGTAACGACGCACATATTATGACCATGGGAGCTCTAGTAATCGGGCCATCCCTTGCCGTATCTCTACTTGATACATGGCTGGATAGCGACTTTTCGGGCGGACGCTCCCAAGCAAAAGTAGATTTAATGGAAGAAATCGACCAAAAAAATAGATAA
- the dhaL2 gene encoding dihydroxyacetone kinase ADP-binding subunit DhaL2, protein MSELVMDSAFFGHVLQDMGALIEKERDYLTGLDSDIGDGDHGINLSIGFREVNKQLDELLTASPDIATLLKKSGMILLGKVGGASGPLYGSFFMKCGADVPGKTEVNFDELCGMIINGAAAVQHRGKAELGDKTMMDAFLPGVEVLQNRDTNAAPIETFSAFVDAMHAGAQSTIPLIAKKGRALRLGERAIGHLDPGSESSWMLMNVILENLKKAV, encoded by the coding sequence ATGAGCGAATTAGTTATGGATAGCGCTTTTTTCGGCCACGTTTTACAGGACATGGGAGCGCTAATTGAAAAAGAACGTGATTACTTAACCGGACTGGACTCGGATATTGGAGACGGCGACCACGGAATCAATCTCAGCATTGGCTTCCGTGAAGTGAATAAACAATTAGACGAATTACTCACTGCTTCTCCCGATATTGCAACGTTGCTTAAAAAATCCGGAATGATTCTCCTTGGAAAAGTTGGTGGCGCATCTGGCCCGCTTTATGGCAGTTTCTTTATGAAATGTGGCGCTGATGTTCCTGGGAAAACGGAGGTTAACTTCGACGAGCTTTGCGGCATGATTATAAATGGGGCCGCTGCGGTTCAACATCGCGGAAAAGCCGAACTTGGTGATAAAACGATGATGGACGCCTTCTTGCCTGGCGTGGAAGTGCTTCAAAATCGAGATACAAATGCAGCTCCAATCGAAACTTTTTCCGCATTTGTAGATGCTATGCATGCTGGCGCTCAGTCCACTATCCCACTTATTGCTAAGAAAGGTCGCGCACTAAGACTTGGCGAACGAGCAATTGGTCACCTTGATCCTGGCTCTGAATCGTCTTGGATGTTAATGAATGTCATTTTAGAAAATTTAAAAAAGGCGGTCTGA
- a CDS encoding GNAT family N-acetyltransferase — MDYIITTDLPNAEEFVKLRVDAGLSFRSIEVSRQALLKSVYFVGLRSKEDNALIGMGRLVGDGIMFIVSDIAVLPEFQGNGYGKLIMTHIKNYIDSNLDKTACVTLLADVPADGLYKQFGFRESAPASIGMIYQMK; from the coding sequence ATGGATTATATTATTACAACTGATTTACCAAATGCGGAGGAATTTGTTAAACTTCGAGTAGATGCTGGTCTTAGTTTCCGATCTATTGAAGTTTCACGTCAGGCTCTGTTGAAGAGTGTGTATTTTGTGGGGCTACGTTCGAAGGAGGACAATGCACTTATTGGCATGGGGCGGCTCGTTGGTGATGGAATTATGTTCATCGTTTCTGATATAGCAGTGCTTCCGGAATTTCAAGGTAATGGTTATGGAAAACTAATTATGACCCATATTAAAAACTATATAGATTCGAATTTAGATAAAACTGCTTGTGTTACATTACTTGCCGATGTACCAGCAGATGGTTTATACAAACAATTTGGTTTTCGAGAGTCCGCACCAGCTTCAATCGGAATGATTTACCAAATGAAATGA
- the fsa gene encoding fructose-6-phosphate aldolase — MKFFLDTASVSEIKRISELGLVDGVTTNPTIIAKEGRPFEEVIKEICSIVDGPVSAEVIGLEADKMVEEARILAKWAPNVVVKIPMTEEGLKAVHTLTAEGIKTNVTLIFTVSQGLMAAKAGATYISPFLGRLDDIGTDGMILIKNLKKVLDNYGLKAEIISASIRHIGHLEQAAEAGAHIATIPGSLFPKLWSHPLTDKGIEGFLKDWEAFSQKEGN; from the coding sequence ATGAAATTTTTCTTGGACACAGCAAGCGTATCGGAAATAAAACGAATTAGCGAACTTGGTTTAGTGGACGGTGTGACAACCAATCCAACCATCATCGCAAAAGAAGGGCGACCATTTGAAGAAGTAATCAAAGAAATTTGTTCTATCGTAGACGGTCCAGTTAGCGCAGAAGTTATCGGCCTCGAAGCAGACAAAATGGTAGAAGAAGCTCGAATTCTAGCAAAATGGGCGCCAAATGTAGTAGTAAAAATTCCTATGACGGAAGAAGGTTTAAAAGCAGTCCATACCCTCACAGCTGAAGGCATTAAAACAAATGTTACGCTTATTTTCACTGTTTCCCAAGGATTAATGGCTGCAAAAGCTGGCGCGACTTATATTAGCCCGTTCTTAGGAAGACTAGATGATATTGGTACAGACGGAATGATTTTAATTAAAAACTTGAAAAAAGTGCTTGATAATTATGGTCTAAAAGCAGAAATCATTTCAGCAAGTATCCGCCATATCGGGCATTTAGAACAAGCCGCTGAAGCCGGAGCACATATCGCGACTATCCCAGGAAGCCTTTTCCCGAAACTTTGGTCTCATCCTTTGACTGATAAAGGTATTGAAGGATTTTTAAAAGATTGGGAAGCGTTCAGTCAGAAAGAAGGCAATTAA
- a CDS encoding SDR family oxidoreductase, whose protein sequence is MTFKGFDKDFNITDKVAVVTGAASGIGKAMAELFSEKGAYVVLLDIKEDVKDVAAKINPSRTLALQVDITKKENIEKVVAEIKKVYPKIDILANSAGVALLEKAEDLPEEYWDKTMELNLKGSFLMAQIIGREMIATGGGKIVNMASQASVIALDKHVAYCASKAAIVSMTQVLAMEWAPYNINVNAISPTVILTELGKKAWAGQVGEDMKKLIPAGRFGYPEEVAACALFLVSDAASLITGENLIIDGGYTIK, encoded by the coding sequence ATGACTTTTAAAGGTTTTGATAAAGATTTTAACATTACAGACAAAGTAGCCGTGGTAACTGGGGCAGCAAGCGGGATTGGTAAAGCAATGGCAGAACTTTTTTCCGAAAAAGGAGCTTATGTTGTCTTGCTTGATATTAAAGAAGATGTAAAAGATGTCGCAGCAAAAATCAATCCATCAAGAACGCTAGCACTTCAAGTCGATATTACGAAGAAAGAAAACATCGAAAAAGTCGTTGCCGAAATCAAAAAAGTCTATCCAAAAATCGATATTTTAGCCAATTCAGCTGGTGTCGCACTTCTCGAAAAAGCAGAAGATTTACCAGAAGAGTACTGGGATAAAACAATGGAACTGAACTTAAAAGGTTCGTTCCTAATGGCGCAAATTATCGGTCGCGAAATGATTGCAACTGGCGGCGGTAAAATCGTTAATATGGCCTCTCAAGCTTCTGTTATTGCACTTGATAAACACGTTGCCTACTGCGCTAGTAAAGCAGCGATTGTTTCTATGACGCAAGTGCTAGCAATGGAATGGGCGCCTTACAACATTAATGTCAATGCGATTTCCCCAACCGTTATCTTGACGGAACTTGGCAAAAAAGCTTGGGCAGGTCAAGTCGGCGAAGACATGAAAAAATTAATTCCAGCCGGTAGATTTGGTTATCCAGAAGAAGTTGCCGCATGCGCCCTCTTTTTAGTAAGTGACGCAGCGAGCCTTATTACTGGGGAAAACCTAATTATCGACGGTGGTTATACGATTAAATAA
- the dhaK2 gene encoding dihydroxyacetone kinase subunit DhaK2, translating to MRRLVNDGYEAVEEMLAGYVAAQGKYVDFAENDKRVIVSKQMSEEPRVRIIVGGGSGHEPLFLGYVGKDFADAAVVGNINTSPSPEPCYNAVKAVDSGKGCLYMYGNYAGDVMNFDMGAEMAADDGIRVETVLVTDDIYSAENVEDRRGVAGDLIVFKAAASAAAKGLDLDAVKQAAEKANANTFSMGVALSSSTLPVTGKAIFEMKEGEMEVGMGIHGEPGIKRTSIEPADKVVDQIMGYLIEEMKLTADEEVHVLINGLGGLPVMDQYICYRRVDEILKEKGVHIHNPLVGNYATSMDMIGMSITLVRLDDELKDLLDTPCDTPYFKVD from the coding sequence ATGAGACGTTTAGTGAATGATGGGTATGAAGCAGTAGAAGAAATGTTAGCTGGTTATGTTGCGGCACAAGGGAAATACGTAGATTTTGCAGAAAATGATAAGCGAGTAATCGTAAGCAAACAAATGAGCGAAGAACCTCGTGTGCGGATTATTGTTGGTGGCGGTTCTGGTCATGAACCACTTTTCCTTGGTTATGTTGGGAAAGATTTCGCGGATGCGGCGGTAGTTGGGAACATTAATACTTCCCCTTCTCCAGAACCTTGTTATAACGCAGTAAAAGCCGTTGATAGCGGTAAAGGTTGTCTATATATGTACGGAAATTATGCTGGCGATGTGATGAACTTTGATATGGGCGCTGAAATGGCTGCGGACGACGGTATTCGCGTTGAAACAGTGCTTGTAACAGATGATATTTACTCTGCTGAAAATGTAGAAGATCGTCGTGGTGTGGCTGGTGACTTAATTGTATTTAAAGCAGCGGCATCTGCAGCAGCAAAAGGACTTGACCTAGATGCGGTGAAACAAGCTGCTGAAAAAGCTAATGCAAATACGTTCTCGATGGGTGTTGCGCTTTCTTCTTCTACCCTTCCTGTAACTGGTAAAGCTATTTTCGAAATGAAAGAAGGCGAAATGGAAGTTGGTATGGGAATCCACGGTGAACCAGGAATCAAACGCACTTCCATCGAACCAGCTGATAAAGTGGTTGATCAAATTATGGGCTATCTTATAGAAGAAATGAAATTAACTGCGGATGAAGAAGTGCATGTACTTATTAATGGACTTGGCGGTTTACCAGTGATGGATCAATATATTTGTTATCGCCGCGTCGATGAAATTTTGAAAGAAAAAGGCGTGCATATTCATAACCCACTTGTTGGGAACTACGCGACTTCGATGGATATGATTGGTATGTCGATTACACTGGTTCGTTTAGACGATGAACTGAAAGATCTTTTAGATACACCGTGCGACACACCATATTTCAAAGTGGACTAA
- the dhaM2 gene encoding dihydroxyacetone kinase phosphoryl donor subunit DhaM2, with protein MISIVLVSHSQKITEGLQEMIVEMVGDTVHIISSGGTGDGRLGTNAIMIADNIATCTNSEHIYIFCDIGSAILSAETALELLETDLLEKTTIIDAPLVEGAFTAAVQSLVNPSKEAILQELTNVH; from the coding sequence ATGATAAGTATTGTTTTAGTATCTCACAGTCAAAAAATCACAGAAGGCCTCCAAGAAATGATTGTTGAAATGGTTGGAGATACAGTACATATTATTTCCTCTGGCGGAACTGGCGACGGGCGTCTTGGCACAAATGCAATCATGATAGCTGATAACATCGCGACTTGCACTAATTCTGAACATATTTATATTTTTTGCGATATTGGAAGCGCTATCTTAAGTGCCGAAACAGCACTCGAATTATTAGAAACTGACCTCCTTGAAAAAACAACCATCATCGATGCCCCACTTGTTGAAGGCGCATTTACTGCCGCTGTTCAATCTCTCGTTAATCCATCCAAAGAAGCTATCCTACAAGAACTCACAAACGTGCATTAA
- a CDS encoding triose-phosphate isomerase, with protein MRKPLVGINMKNYINTRAQTSEWLEATIPLLKNFSDVDTFIFPSMGTLETTANLLAGTLFGFGPQNMAPEKSGPLTGEFSVESIIDLNANYVEIGHAERKNLFHEKTSEIAKKIKLALDEKITPVVCVGEEVRANDTNELKNALKKQIEALFQTINLAQWENVVLAYEPEWAIGKASSAETNYIESAHQALREIIRELGGDETLVRIIYGGSVSKENAAEIVRQKNVDGLFVGRFGHKPQNFADIVSIVSKTKG; from the coding sequence ATGCGTAAACCCTTAGTTGGAATTAATATGAAAAACTATATTAACACTCGGGCTCAGACATCTGAATGGTTAGAAGCGACAATCCCTCTTCTTAAAAATTTTTCTGATGTGGATACGTTTATCTTTCCTTCTATGGGCACACTCGAAACGACCGCCAACCTTTTAGCGGGGACATTATTTGGCTTTGGTCCACAAAATATGGCGCCGGAGAAATCCGGCCCGCTAACTGGTGAATTTTCGGTGGAATCTATCATTGACTTAAACGCGAACTATGTCGAAATTGGTCACGCAGAACGCAAAAACCTTTTTCATGAGAAAACTAGTGAGATAGCGAAGAAGATTAAACTTGCATTGGACGAAAAAATCACTCCGGTTGTCTGTGTGGGTGAAGAAGTCCGTGCGAATGATACAAATGAATTAAAAAATGCGCTAAAAAAACAAATCGAAGCGCTGTTTCAGACAATTAATTTAGCACAGTGGGAAAATGTTGTTCTGGCTTATGAACCGGAGTGGGCAATTGGAAAGGCGTCTTCAGCTGAGACAAACTACATCGAAAGCGCGCATCAAGCGCTGCGTGAAATTATTCGCGAACTAGGCGGCGATGAAACGCTCGTAAGAATTATTTACGGTGGCTCGGTCAGCAAAGAAAACGCCGCAGAAATTGTCCGTCAAAAAAATGTCGATGGTTTATTCGTCGGAAGATTTGGCCATAAACCGCAAAATTTTGCCGACATTGTTTCTATTGTTAGCAAAACGAAAGGATGA
- a CDS encoding Lin0368 family putative glycerol transporter subunit codes for MSIGIALATIAGGFLFPFAIRMMWGKMVDEWGAIGGWMAAAFIVGTVWTINHGIPKSMIYQSGTVWVDMAVAAGIGVFTASLLTGGKFSKSVVNLAAAVVGGVVGGFLLSLFL; via the coding sequence ATGAGCATTGGTATTGCATTAGCAACGATTGCAGGTGGCTTTTTATTCCCTTTTGCTATTCGAATGATGTGGGGAAAAATGGTTGATGAATGGGGCGCTATCGGAGGTTGGATGGCAGCAGCATTTATCGTTGGTACAGTTTGGACAATTAATCATGGTATTCCAAAATCAATGATCTATCAATCTGGAACAGTTTGGGTAGATATGGCGGTTGCAGCTGGTATTGGTGTATTCACAGCTTCCCTTTTAACAGGCGGTAAATTTTCTAAATCGGTAGTCAATTTGGCAGCAGCTGTAGTTGGTGGCGTGGTTGGCGGATTTTTACTATCACTATTCTTATAA
- a CDS encoding Lin0368 family putative glycerol transporter subunit: MKFFRGMIGFCIAGMIVMSVWTPLAENYGIFGGYLAAFIIIGPMWFMNHYVGLIENDEDAAFVDMAVGIGICGIMRDVFMQGGGELVSSLPTIGLVAIGAVLAGIVAAAIEKDMAKKQEAKQEKTEPGMNMKEEERLNENQLV; encoded by the coding sequence ATGAAATTCTTTAGAGGAATGATTGGTTTTTGTATCGCAGGTATGATTGTTATGAGTGTTTGGACTCCACTTGCCGAGAATTATGGTATTTTTGGAGGTTATCTGGCAGCTTTCATTATTATTGGTCCAATGTGGTTTATGAATCACTATGTTGGTTTAATCGAAAATGATGAAGACGCAGCGTTTGTTGATATGGCTGTCGGAATTGGGATTTGCGGAATTATGCGTGATGTCTTTATGCAAGGTGGTGGCGAGTTAGTAAGTTCGCTTCCAACGATTGGTCTTGTTGCGATTGGAGCAGTTCTAGCTGGAATCGTGGCCGCAGCAATTGAAAAAGATATGGCAAAAAAACAAGAAGCAAAACAAGAAAAAACAGAACCTGGCATGAATATGAAAGAAGAAGAGCGTTTAAACGAAAATCAATTAGTCTAA
- a CDS encoding InlB B-repeat-containing protein produces the protein MKSKGRLFLYVVLALSIVIGTNVFIKIDAHAAAAPPAAISQIFPDDALATEIQTTLGKSSTAEVVTQTDLDTINSLTLTSKGISSLEGMNYLTNLGTLILTGNQVSDISPLKGLTNLTMLQLSGNPISDISALSNLKNLQALDINDAQVTDITPLSGLTNLKGLGLYNNQLENLSGVNSLHQLRSLNVSNNKLTNLDELQALSNLSVLYANENQINNLQGLSNLNNLFLLDLSANQIVDTTPLAGLTKVQTLYVSNNQISDVTGLSSLINLDWLDISQNKISNIRPLNSLTKLTIIQMTNQLIVNEPISFESTVTIPNLIKNIAEQTIDPDTISDNGVYANEAVTWNLPSYIPKVSYTFIERDTIGNATGNFSGTVEQPLVQYFKATFNIDGQETTENVETGTLLQEPPTPVKEGYTFNGWYDAETGGTKWDFTADTMPANDITLYAQFSINSYTATFDVDGVISTQAVEYQGLLEEPPAPTKDGYTFKGWYDAKTGGTKWDFTNNQMPANDITLYAQFSKDASSGGDGGGTDEGGGNSENSTEGAPNTSDIDTINHIVLPATGDDHVLFPIFIGTFLTSLALLTLRRK, from the coding sequence ATGAAATCCAAAGGGAGACTGTTTTTGTACGTTGTTTTGGCGTTGTCGATTGTTATTGGGACGAATGTATTTATAAAAATAGACGCACATGCAGCCGCTGCACCACCAGCTGCAATCAGCCAGATTTTTCCCGATGATGCTTTAGCGACAGAAATTCAAACTACACTCGGAAAGTCTAGTACAGCAGAGGTTGTCACTCAAACAGATTTAGATACTATTAATTCATTAACCCTTACTTCTAAAGGTATCAGCTCCCTAGAAGGTATGAACTACTTGACCAATTTAGGAACTTTAATTTTAACTGGTAATCAAGTAAGCGATATTTCGCCACTTAAAGGCTTAACTAACTTGACCATGCTTCAGCTGAGTGGAAATCCGATTAGCGACATTAGCGCACTTAGTAACTTGAAAAACTTACAAGCTCTAGATATTAACGACGCGCAAGTTACTGACATCACGCCACTGAGCGGTTTAACAAATCTAAAGGGTTTAGGCTTATATAATAATCAATTGGAGAACCTTAGTGGAGTAAATAGTTTACATCAACTCCGCTCCTTAAATGTTAGTAATAATAAGCTTACGAACCTAGATGAGCTACAAGCGCTAAGCAATTTAAGCGTTCTATATGCAAATGAAAACCAAATTAACAATCTTCAGGGGCTAAGTAATTTAAATAACCTTTTCTTGCTTGATTTATCAGCGAACCAAATTGTGGATACTACTCCACTCGCTGGCTTAACTAAGGTACAAACATTATACGTATCAAACAATCAAATTAGTGATGTAACTGGTCTTTCGAGTTTAATAAATCTAGATTGGCTCGATATAAGCCAAAATAAAATTAGTAACATTAGACCTTTAAACAGTTTAACGAAGCTAACAATTATTCAAATGACTAATCAATTAATCGTAAACGAACCGATAAGTTTCGAAAGCACTGTAACGATTCCTAATTTAATAAAAAACATTGCGGAACAAACGATTGATCCCGATACAATTAGCGATAACGGTGTGTATGCGAATGAAGCTGTTACATGGAATTTACCTAGTTATATTCCTAAAGTCAGCTACACCTTTATTGAACGTGATACGATTGGTAATGCAACTGGAAATTTCAGTGGGACTGTAGAACAACCATTAGTACAATATTTTAAAGCAACTTTCAATATTGACGGGCAAGAAACAACGGAAAATGTCGAAACAGGGACACTTTTACAAGAACCACCAACCCCAGTCAAAGAGGGTTATACATTTAACGGATGGTATGATGCTGAAACAGGTGGAACAAAATGGGACTTTACAGCCGATACGATGCCAGCAAATGATATAACGTTGTATGCCCAGTTTAGTATTAATAGTTATACCGCAACTTTTGATGTAGATGGCGTCATTTCTACTCAAGCGGTAGAGTATCAAGGTTTACTGGAAGAGCCACCAGCGCCAACTAAGGATGGTTATACATTTAAAGGTTGGTATGATGCCAAAACTGGTGGAACAAAATGGGACTTCACAAACAATCAAATGCCAGCAAATGATATAACCTTGTATGCCCAGTTTAGTAAAGATGCATCTTCTGGTGGGGACGGTGGAGGAACCGATGAAGGTGGAGGTAACTCTGAAAATAGTACAGAGGGAGCTCCTAATACGAGTGATATAGATACTATAAACCACATCGTACTACCAGCAACAGGAGATGACCATGTGCTTTTTCCAATCTTTATTGGAACATTTCTTACGAGTTTAGCATTACTTACACTTAGAAGAAAATAA
- the tkt gene encoding transketolase, with protein sequence MSRIDEQMVNSIRVLSMDMIEKANSGHPGLPMGAAPMAFSLWKNHLKFNPEHPTWFNRDRFVLSAGHGSAMLYSLLHLFGYDLPMSELKNFRQTGSKTPGHPEFGHTVGVDATTGPLGQGFAMGVGMAMAEAHLGAKFNQPEFPVVDHNTYVLCGDGCLMEGISYEAASLAGHLKLGKLVVLYDSNDISLDGDLNESFSEDIELRFRAAGWQTLRVDDGNDLDALDAAIHLAKTEKSRPTLIEVKTVIGYGSPGKAGKSAAHGSPLGEKELKLAKEAYDWQMPPFELPKTVENQKEFYHSKGRASESSWLRTFNAYKQKYPALAESLQQLMDDNLDADWDAELPVFDENADKAVATREVSGIVLQELEKKLPNLFGGAADLASSNKTHLKASERFAPGNYAAKNISFGVREFAMGAAVNGMTLHGGVQAFGATFFVFSDYLRSAIRSAALMGIPSTFIMTHDSIAVGEDGPTHEPIEHLASFRAMPGLHVIRPADGNETVEAYRYAFTQKEQPTMLVLSRQNLPILPNSAAKAQTGLAKGAYILADSPLDKLDIILLASGSEVHLMTAVRDNLAKKGFGARVVSMPSFDLFDKQSPEYKESVLPKAVKNRFAAEMGASYGWHKYLGDTGQILAIDSFGMSGPGDELARRFGFTVENLTELALKQL encoded by the coding sequence ATGAGCAGAATTGATGAACAAATGGTTAACTCGATTCGCGTATTATCAATGGATATGATTGAAAAAGCGAACTCCGGACATCCCGGTTTGCCGATGGGAGCCGCACCAATGGCTTTCTCGCTTTGGAAAAATCATTTAAAATTCAATCCAGAACACCCAACTTGGTTTAACCGCGATCGCTTCGTTTTGTCAGCTGGTCACGGTTCGGCAATGCTTTATAGTTTGCTACATTTATTTGGTTATGATTTACCAATGAGCGAGCTGAAAAACTTCCGCCAAACTGGTAGTAAAACGCCCGGTCATCCTGAATTCGGTCATACGGTTGGTGTCGATGCAACTACCGGTCCACTTGGTCAAGGTTTCGCAATGGGAGTTGGGATGGCGATGGCCGAGGCTCACCTTGGCGCCAAATTTAACCAACCTGAATTCCCGGTTGTTGACCATAATACCTACGTGCTATGCGGAGACGGCTGTTTGATGGAAGGCATTTCCTACGAAGCCGCATCCCTTGCTGGTCATTTAAAACTGGGAAAATTAGTTGTTTTATATGATTCGAATGATATCTCACTGGATGGCGATTTAAACGAGTCTTTTTCAGAAGACATCGAACTCAGATTCCGAGCAGCCGGTTGGCAAACGCTACGTGTGGACGACGGAAATGACTTAGATGCGCTTGATGCAGCAATCCATCTCGCAAAAACCGAGAAATCCCGCCCTACTTTAATCGAAGTGAAAACGGTCATCGGTTACGGTAGCCCTGGTAAAGCCGGAAAATCGGCGGCACACGGCTCCCCACTTGGCGAAAAAGAACTCAAACTTGCAAAAGAAGCTTACGATTGGCAAATGCCACCTTTTGAATTACCAAAAACTGTCGAAAATCAGAAAGAATTTTATCATTCTAAAGGTCGCGCGAGTGAAAGCAGCTGGCTCCGGACATTCAATGCTTACAAACAAAAATATCCAGCACTCGCAGAAAGTTTGCAACAATTAATGGATGATAATTTGGATGCGGATTGGGATGCAGAACTTCCTGTCTTCGATGAAAATGCGGATAAAGCCGTTGCAACCCGTGAAGTATCAGGAATTGTTCTACAAGAATTGGAGAAAAAACTGCCTAACCTATTTGGTGGCGCGGCCGATTTGGCCTCCTCCAATAAAACCCATTTAAAAGCTAGCGAACGGTTTGCTCCAGGTAACTATGCCGCCAAAAATATCTCATTCGGCGTCCGCGAGTTCGCAATGGGAGCAGCAGTCAACGGAATGACGCTTCACGGCGGTGTTCAAGCTTTCGGCGCAACCTTCTTCGTATTCTCGGATTATCTACGTTCCGCGATTCGTTCAGCAGCTTTAATGGGCATTCCATCCACTTTCATCATGACCCATGATTCCATCGCAGTCGGTGAAGACGGTCCAACGCACGAACCAATCGAGCATCTCGCATCCTTCCGCGCCATGCCGGGACTTCACGTCATCCGACCAGCTGACGGCAACGAAACCGTCGAAGCATACCGCTATGCCTTTACTCAAAAAGAACAACCAACCATGCTCGTTCTTAGCCGCCAAAACCTGCCAATTTTACCAAATAGTGCAGCAAAAGCGCAAACCGGACTTGCAAAAGGTGCTTACATCTTAGCCGATTCCCCGCTTGATAAACTAGATATTATCTTACTCGCTTCTGGATCCGAAGTACACCTAATGACAGCTGTCAGAGATAATCTCGCTAAAAAAGGCTTCGGAGCACGCGTAGTCAGCATGCCAAGCTTTGATTTATTCGACAAACAAAGCCCTGAATATAAAGAGTCCGTTTTACCAAAAGCAGTGAAAAATCGCTTCGCCGCAGAAATGGGCGCATCATACGGCTGGCACAAATACCTCGGCGACACAGGCCAAATCCTCGCGATTGATTCGTTTGGTATGTCTGGCCCGGGAGATGAGCTAGCAAGACGATTTGGCTTTACTGTAGAGAACTTGACGGAGCTTGCGTTGAAGCAGTTGTAG